The proteins below are encoded in one region of Bacillus vallismortis:
- a CDS encoding type I polyketide synthase → MSKTTGLEIAVIGMACRFPGAKNIEEFWENIKTGTESITFFSKEELMEAGVPKEQLDHKNYVRAKGKVDRHDHFDAAFFGYSQREAEVMDPQVRMFHEVAWESLENAGYSPETYSQPIGLFGAASANLYWQASSMLLRSSSSSEQFAAVQLTDKDFMNTQISYKLNLKGPSIAVDTACSSSLTAVHLASRALLTGDCKMALAGGVTVTCPHKKGYMYQEGMIMSPDGHCRAFDAEAKGTVGGEGCGVVVLKTLKQALKDQDHIYAVIKGSAYNNDGSRKVGYTAPSIEGQADVIRKALNISRVESESISYVEAHGTGTSLGDPVEIEALKQAFQTEKKQFCAIGSVKTNIGHLDSAAGIAGFIKTALSLKARTLPPSLHYKKPNPKIDFENSPFYVSTSAKQWAASDRVFRAGVSSFGIGGTNVHVVMEEPPMKERRHQEDHEDCLMIISAQSEKAAMKAADQVKQFIKENEEVLLQDVSYTLQEGRRHFQYRQAFTAGPLGITSNMANSSIALEKPAVVFMFSGQGSQYVNMGKQLYEMEPVFQEELERCFTILQAEEGLNIRSIMFPANEAESKEAEQLIHETSYTQPILFSFEYALASFLIKKGLKPQYMIGHSIGELTAACLSGICSLEDALHMVAMRGRLMQEMPEGEMLSVRLSSRETEMELTEGVELSASNSSDLSVVSGLMDPINAFAARLQAKGVAIQHLKTSHAFHSSMMKPAASRFSDILQNIEFQAPGLPFISNVTGDWIQAEQAADPKYWASQIMEKVDFHSGLNTLLQMGNVVFVEIGPGNTLTQFVRKHEGFMTEQHAAVNMIRHPKEVSSDRVYLLNRIGRLWTHGVNISWEHFRQGGSYERVPLPTYPFEHQVFPDPQTSQGGMEEKIKNELKLNVASSEKQLPFDKWFSVPFWERMEPVNETFTHQGERILVFEENNDVSQYLLKQQAEAVSVLPGDDFAEIDRNTFTANHRDTAHFRKLLDELNARGFIPDEIIWMWRRDCDCRDGDIAEHTIAGYLPLLDLIRLLGTESNNRFSMTVVTNQAHDVTGMEDLQPHQAALTGVCLTIPQEYKQISCKAVDLCPDPRLGQSSWPEMISYELKKEDDQPIVAYRGNSRWIRQAKQPGKQDENMAGNLRHKGVYIITGGLGGIGLSLASHLAETVQAKLVLLSRTGLPDKLRANDDTAKKLKAVEELEKVGAEVLVLQADISDEAELQKALQTAESRFGQAIHGVIHAAGIPDGKVIHARTPDDERQMAKAKITGTALLRKALRNKQLDFFFICSSLVSFLGAGGQVGYAASNAFLDSYAHACRKEGENMVTVNWDRWEQVGMAYESETAAILSKIADKPEQYQGILPAQGAKAFMRALQLRYPQVLISLENVNKRIKDSYVKKDRQTAAHVLTKDHLDTLEERLMNIFKDYFHSETDVNMNFFELGASSLDLLQVSGRIKNELGVDIPVVMMYAHSTVAALTQAVKAQQSGDDLHIKGIEPDRQKAINEGKNRRKQRMRRK, encoded by the coding sequence ATGAGTAAAACAACAGGCTTAGAAATAGCGGTTATCGGAATGGCTTGCCGTTTCCCCGGTGCGAAAAATATTGAAGAGTTTTGGGAGAATATCAAAACGGGCACGGAATCCATTACATTTTTCTCAAAAGAAGAGCTTATGGAAGCCGGTGTGCCTAAAGAACAGCTCGATCATAAGAATTATGTCAGGGCTAAAGGGAAAGTAGACCGGCATGACCACTTTGACGCAGCGTTTTTCGGCTACTCACAGCGCGAAGCTGAGGTAATGGACCCGCAAGTGCGCATGTTTCATGAAGTCGCGTGGGAATCTCTTGAAAACGCCGGCTACAGTCCCGAAACTTATTCACAGCCTATCGGCTTATTCGGCGCTGCTTCTGCGAATTTGTACTGGCAGGCAAGTTCAATGCTGCTGAGAAGCAGCAGTTCTTCTGAGCAGTTTGCTGCTGTTCAGTTGACGGACAAAGATTTTATGAATACACAAATTTCTTACAAATTAAATTTGAAAGGGCCGAGTATCGCAGTGGATACAGCCTGTTCATCTTCTCTGACCGCTGTGCATCTCGCATCCAGAGCTTTGCTTACCGGCGACTGCAAAATGGCGCTGGCCGGAGGAGTAACGGTGACTTGTCCCCATAAAAAGGGCTATATGTATCAAGAAGGGATGATTATGTCGCCGGACGGCCACTGCCGCGCATTTGATGCGGAAGCAAAAGGGACAGTCGGGGGTGAAGGCTGCGGTGTTGTAGTGCTGAAAACTTTAAAGCAGGCGCTGAAGGATCAAGATCATATTTACGCTGTCATTAAAGGATCAGCATATAACAATGACGGCAGCCGCAAAGTCGGTTACACCGCGCCTAGTATCGAAGGGCAGGCAGATGTCATTAGAAAAGCACTGAACATCAGCCGTGTAGAGTCCGAAAGTATTTCTTATGTCGAAGCGCATGGCACGGGCACCTCGTTAGGTGATCCAGTTGAAATAGAGGCGCTTAAACAAGCGTTTCAAACAGAAAAGAAGCAATTCTGCGCGATAGGCTCTGTTAAAACAAATATCGGTCACTTGGATTCCGCCGCGGGAATTGCGGGGTTTATTAAAACGGCGCTGAGTCTCAAAGCGAGAACCTTGCCGCCAAGCCTTCATTACAAAAAGCCCAATCCTAAAATTGATTTTGAAAACAGCCCTTTTTATGTCAGCACATCAGCCAAACAATGGGCAGCATCTGACCGGGTGTTTCGAGCGGGTGTCAGTTCCTTTGGGATCGGCGGCACGAATGTTCATGTTGTCATGGAGGAGCCTCCGATGAAGGAAAGACGTCATCAAGAGGATCATGAAGACTGCCTTATGATTATTTCTGCCCAATCTGAAAAAGCTGCAATGAAGGCCGCGGATCAGGTAAAGCAATTTATAAAAGAGAATGAAGAGGTACTGCTCCAAGACGTTTCATATACACTGCAAGAGGGCCGCAGGCATTTTCAGTATCGTCAGGCATTTACGGCTGGTCCTTTAGGGATAACAAGCAATATGGCAAATTCTTCAATAGCGCTGGAGAAGCCGGCAGTTGTCTTTATGTTTTCCGGGCAAGGCTCTCAATACGTCAATATGGGGAAGCAACTGTATGAGATGGAGCCCGTATTCCAAGAGGAGCTGGAGCGCTGTTTTACCATTCTGCAAGCTGAGGAAGGACTCAATATTAGAAGCATCATGTTTCCGGCTAATGAAGCAGAAAGCAAAGAAGCTGAACAGCTTATCCATGAAACCTCATATACGCAGCCTATTTTATTTTCTTTTGAATATGCGCTGGCGTCCTTCTTGATCAAGAAAGGTTTAAAACCGCAATACATGATTGGCCACAGCATAGGGGAATTAACGGCAGCCTGTCTGTCAGGCATTTGTTCATTGGAAGACGCGCTTCATATGGTTGCGATGAGAGGCCGATTGATGCAGGAGATGCCGGAGGGAGAAATGTTGAGCGTCAGACTGTCTAGCAGAGAGACAGAAATGGAATTGACAGAGGGGGTTGAGCTGTCGGCTTCAAACAGCTCTGATTTATCGGTTGTATCAGGTCTTATGGATCCAATCAATGCTTTTGCCGCGCGCCTTCAGGCGAAAGGTGTGGCAATTCAGCACCTGAAAACGTCCCATGCGTTTCATTCAAGCATGATGAAGCCGGCGGCATCTCGTTTTTCTGATATTTTGCAAAATATTGAATTCCAAGCACCTGGCCTTCCGTTTATTTCAAATGTGACAGGCGATTGGATACAAGCAGAGCAGGCCGCAGATCCGAAATACTGGGCTTCGCAAATCATGGAAAAGGTTGATTTTCATTCAGGTTTGAATACACTTTTACAAATGGGCAATGTTGTATTTGTTGAGATCGGGCCAGGAAACACGTTGACGCAGTTTGTGAGAAAACATGAGGGTTTTATGACGGAGCAACATGCTGCGGTAAACATGATCAGGCATCCAAAGGAAGTATCATCTGATCGTGTCTATCTGTTAAACCGCATCGGCAGGCTTTGGACGCATGGTGTAAACATTAGCTGGGAGCACTTTCGCCAGGGGGGCTCATACGAAAGGGTCCCGCTTCCGACTTATCCTTTTGAACATCAAGTATTTCCCGATCCGCAAACATCTCAGGGCGGCATGGAAGAAAAGATCAAAAACGAATTGAAATTAAACGTTGCTTCAAGTGAAAAACAGCTTCCTTTTGATAAGTGGTTTTCCGTTCCGTTCTGGGAACGGATGGAACCAGTCAATGAGACATTCACTCATCAAGGAGAGAGGATACTTGTCTTTGAAGAAAACAATGATGTCAGCCAATATCTCCTAAAACAGCAGGCGGAAGCCGTGTCTGTCCTGCCGGGTGATGACTTTGCGGAAATAGACAGAAACACGTTTACGGCAAACCATCGTGATACGGCCCACTTTCGGAAGCTGCTGGATGAACTGAATGCAAGGGGGTTTATCCCTGATGAAATCATCTGGATGTGGCGGAGAGACTGTGATTGTCGTGATGGAGATATTGCAGAGCACACAATAGCCGGTTATCTTCCTCTCCTTGATCTTATCCGTTTACTTGGAACAGAGAGTAACAATAGATTCAGCATGACCGTGGTGACCAATCAAGCTCACGATGTGACGGGAATGGAAGATCTTCAGCCTCATCAGGCTGCGCTGACCGGAGTCTGTTTGACCATTCCGCAAGAGTATAAGCAGATCAGCTGTAAAGCTGTTGATCTTTGTCCGGACCCGCGACTCGGTCAATCAAGCTGGCCTGAAATGATTTCTTATGAACTTAAAAAAGAGGATGATCAGCCTATTGTGGCTTATCGCGGAAACAGCAGATGGATTCGGCAGGCGAAGCAGCCGGGCAAGCAAGATGAGAATATGGCCGGCAATCTCAGGCATAAAGGAGTTTATATCATTACAGGAGGCCTTGGCGGGATCGGATTATCTCTTGCATCTCATTTAGCTGAAACAGTTCAAGCAAAGCTTGTGCTGCTAAGCCGGACTGGACTGCCTGATAAACTGAGAGCAAATGACGATACAGCAAAAAAACTCAAAGCTGTGGAAGAGCTCGAGAAGGTTGGAGCCGAGGTGCTGGTATTACAGGCGGATATTTCAGACGAGGCAGAGCTTCAAAAAGCCTTGCAAACGGCAGAATCTCGTTTCGGACAAGCCATTCATGGCGTTATTCATGCAGCAGGAATTCCTGATGGCAAAGTAATTCACGCAAGGACACCAGACGATGAGAGGCAGATGGCGAAAGCCAAAATAACAGGAACCGCTCTGTTAAGAAAAGCGCTTAGAAACAAACAGCTGGACTTCTTCTTCATTTGTTCCTCTCTTGTTTCATTTTTAGGAGCGGGGGGCCAAGTCGGCTACGCTGCATCAAACGCATTCTTGGACAGCTATGCTCACGCATGCCGAAAAGAAGGCGAAAACATGGTGACGGTGAACTGGGACCGTTGGGAACAAGTAGGGATGGCATATGAATCAGAAACGGCAGCCATTCTTTCGAAGATAGCGGACAAGCCAGAGCAATACCAAGGAATCCTGCCAGCTCAAGGTGCGAAAGCGTTTATGAGAGCTTTGCAGCTGCGCTACCCGCAAGTCCTGATTTCGCTGGAGAACGTAAACAAACGAATAAAAGACAGCTATGTGAAAAAGGACAGACAAACCGCAGCGCATGTGCTGACCAAAGACCACTTGGACACACTTGAGGAAAGGTTAATGAATATTTTTAAGGATTATTTTCATTCTGAGACAGATGTAAATATGAATTTCTTTGAATTAGGAGCCTCTTCACTTGATCTGCTTCAGGTGAGCGGGAGAATCAAAAACGAGCTCGGCGTGGATATCCCGGTTGTGATGATGTATGCCCATTCGACGGTTGCAGCGTTAACCCAAGCCGTCAAAGCACAGCAAAGCGGCGATGACTTACACATAAAAGGAATAGAGCCAGATCGCCAAAAAGCCATAAATGAAGGGAAAAACCGCCGAAAACAGCGAATGAGACGAAAATAG
- a CDS encoding non-ribosomal peptide synthetase has product MNQTDVFQLKTAALEKVKERQYWTSLLSQIPSDCRFPYDSQLLDQNDEEASLTFSFPAQLENAILKASGASDLRMFIIFMTAAVTLLHRYSGRTDIMASAPVLRQRETQPVINDLLPLLVKINPSMSFRDCLEHVKQAFQEVYAHQNYPVKILLDELHPLHKKGEPRFGISLAMNDLQQPSSLKALDTNILISIQRDEGTLTGKLSWNLKHYTFDTAKRIAGHFCMLADRALSAPETLVSELQLLSHEERERIITTFNHTNQPYPKEKSIVDLFKEQAALKPNQPAIVYGDVSFTYGEADELSDRVAAFLIKEGVRHEEPVGLMVHRSAEMVIGILGILKAGCPYLPIDVNMPSERMDYMLKNSGSRFVITNKDHDISAEDQKSLLIEEMTKFEGAVEHGCLPSPENLAYVLYTSGTTGKPKGVMVEHRQVINLVYGIDSLHFQPFSQEHLRIGMLASHIFDASVQTIFPAVLLGHTLYIAPDHARMDGKQLWTFYEENRIHISDATPSHLRLMIKAAEKEPHHVDELKLIMAGGEILPPQLVQQYLQTFRADKPVMTNNYGPTECTVQSAAFTIPDSWNEPVVPVGRPMPNEQIYILDHCGQPVPVGVYGELCIAGDGVARGYICQPELTAEKFTEPQHIPAGKLYHTGDLARWRSDGLIEFFGRYDDQVKIRGFRVELDEIRKALLEYRESGQIIHDAVIIPVQKESDDQFLVAYLISDQKLKTRKMRGFIGEKLPGYMIPRRFIRVTSFPMNLSGKLDLKALPDPMEEPESDEQVIKPHNETEKKLVSIFAGILNISESDISMEDNFFDIGGNSFHIVELSNKLKEQFGQELSVVQLFQYTSVSAIAAQLSRQTESESSHANAKSGEEAAEDLENVAQLLGGISDE; this is encoded by the coding sequence ATGAACCAAACCGATGTCTTTCAATTGAAAACCGCAGCTCTTGAAAAAGTGAAGGAGCGGCAATATTGGACTTCTCTATTATCTCAAATCCCGTCGGACTGCCGGTTTCCTTATGATTCACAGCTTCTTGATCAAAACGATGAAGAAGCTTCATTGACTTTTTCATTCCCGGCTCAGCTGGAAAACGCCATCTTAAAGGCATCCGGAGCTTCAGATTTGCGTATGTTTATCATTTTTATGACTGCGGCAGTCACATTGCTGCACAGGTACAGCGGAAGAACGGATATCATGGCGTCGGCCCCTGTGTTGAGACAGCGGGAAACACAGCCGGTGATCAATGATCTTCTTCCGCTGCTGGTGAAAATCAATCCTTCTATGAGTTTCAGAGACTGTCTAGAGCATGTGAAACAAGCTTTTCAAGAAGTGTATGCCCATCAAAATTATCCTGTGAAAATACTATTGGACGAGCTTCATCCTTTGCATAAAAAAGGGGAGCCCCGCTTCGGCATTTCCCTTGCTATGAATGATCTTCAGCAGCCGTCCTCTTTGAAAGCGCTGGACACGAATATACTTATTTCCATTCAGCGTGATGAAGGGACATTGACTGGAAAGTTGAGCTGGAATTTGAAGCATTACACATTCGATACTGCTAAACGGATAGCCGGCCATTTTTGCATGCTGGCGGACCGGGCTTTGTCGGCGCCTGAGACTCTGGTCTCCGAGCTGCAGTTACTTTCTCATGAGGAGAGAGAGAGAATCATCACGACATTTAATCACACAAATCAGCCCTATCCGAAAGAAAAATCGATTGTCGATCTCTTCAAAGAACAGGCAGCTCTCAAACCTAATCAGCCTGCAATTGTGTACGGAGATGTCAGCTTCACATACGGTGAGGCTGATGAATTGTCAGACCGGGTTGCTGCTTTTTTGATAAAAGAAGGTGTTCGTCATGAGGAGCCTGTGGGGCTGATGGTTCATCGCTCAGCAGAAATGGTTATTGGCATATTAGGCATATTAAAAGCAGGATGTCCTTATTTGCCGATAGATGTAAATATGCCGTCCGAGCGGATGGATTATATGCTGAAAAACAGCGGTTCGCGGTTTGTGATCACGAACAAGGATCATGACATTTCTGCTGAGGATCAAAAAAGCTTATTGATAGAGGAAATGACGAAATTTGAAGGAGCGGTGGAGCATGGGTGTCTGCCGTCTCCTGAAAATCTCGCTTATGTGCTGTATACATCAGGGACAACAGGAAAACCGAAAGGCGTGATGGTGGAGCATCGTCAAGTCATCAATTTAGTATATGGCATAGACAGCCTTCATTTTCAGCCATTTTCACAAGAGCATCTCCGCATCGGCATGCTTGCTTCACATATTTTTGACGCATCCGTGCAAACGATATTTCCTGCAGTGCTTCTTGGACACACCTTATATATTGCACCGGATCATGCAAGGATGGATGGAAAGCAGCTGTGGACTTTTTATGAGGAGAACCGCATTCATATTTCAGATGCGACACCTTCTCATTTGCGCCTAATGATAAAAGCCGCTGAGAAAGAACCGCATCACGTTGACGAATTGAAGTTAATAATGGCTGGCGGCGAAATATTGCCGCCCCAATTGGTTCAGCAATATTTACAAACGTTTCGTGCTGATAAGCCGGTGATGACAAATAATTACGGTCCGACGGAATGTACTGTACAGTCAGCGGCTTTTACCATACCTGATTCTTGGAATGAACCTGTCGTACCGGTCGGCAGGCCGATGCCGAATGAACAGATTTATATTTTGGATCATTGCGGACAGCCTGTGCCCGTTGGCGTATACGGAGAACTGTGCATTGCCGGAGACGGGGTGGCAAGAGGATATATCTGTCAGCCAGAGCTGACGGCAGAAAAATTTACAGAACCACAGCATATTCCTGCCGGGAAGCTTTATCATACCGGCGACTTGGCGAGATGGCGTTCTGACGGCTTAATCGAATTTTTTGGCAGGTATGATGATCAAGTAAAAATAAGAGGGTTCAGAGTAGAGCTTGATGAGATTAGAAAAGCCTTGCTTGAATACCGGGAGTCGGGACAAATCATTCATGACGCGGTGATTATTCCAGTTCAAAAGGAATCAGATGATCAGTTTCTTGTGGCGTATCTCATATCCGATCAAAAACTGAAAACCCGAAAAATGAGAGGGTTTATAGGAGAAAAGCTGCCGGGTTATATGATTCCGAGACGATTCATCCGTGTAACCTCATTTCCAATGAACCTGTCAGGGAAGCTTGATCTAAAAGCGCTCCCAGATCCTATGGAAGAGCCTGAATCTGACGAGCAGGTCATAAAACCGCATAATGAAACTGAGAAAAAGCTGGTTTCCATTTTTGCTGGCATTTTGAATATATCTGAATCTGATATTAGCATGGAGGATAACTTTTTTGATATCGGAGGAAACTCATTTCACATCGTAGAATTATCGAACAAATTGAAAGAGCAGTTTGGGCAAGAGCTGTCTGTTGTTCAGCTGTTTCAATATACATCCGTATCGGCAATAGCTGCCCAGCTCAGCCGGCAAACGGAGTCTGAGAGTTCTCACGCAAATGCCAAGAGTGGGGAAGAGGCAGCGGAAGATTTAGAAAATGTCGCACAACTGTTAGGCGGGATTTCTGATGAGTAA